The DNA window AAAAGAATTGTGCCCTTGTCAAACTCAGCAATCAAAGAATGGTCTCCCCCATAAATATGGGTTCGTATACAATTCTCAGTCATAATCTTATCGCGAAGTTCGGCCTAAATTGTTTCGCTGTCGCTGAATGTATAAAGAATGAAACGAATCCTAAAACTATTATCAGAAAAAGGTGATATAAGTTTACTAAAATTGAAGGAAATAAGAAATTTACTTAGGAGGTAATGGACTTTAGTTGACCAATAAGTTCTGTCTCAACATGATCGGTCCAGAGAATCTCAGGAACGTCCACTACAAGGAATAGCTCGCTCAACATAATGGTTTCAATAGCTGCTACACCTAAGTTCTGCAGTAATTTTCCAACGCCCACACTAACATTTAGCCTTCCCCCTTCATTCTTAAAAGTGAATGTCAGAGCACGATCTGCAGCAATAATATCTCTCAAAATTCCAGCCTTTTGGGCCTGAAGTACCCCCTGATCATTTTGAACATTGCTTTGGACCTTCCACTGTTTATTTTTTAATTGCTCTTCGAAAGCAGACACTATGTCACTCAGTTGCTTTGATGTTTCCAGTTCTATGTCTTTTTTGAATATTTCCATGAGGCTTCATGGAATTCATACAGTATAATCTTTACTGTTTTATTTGTTTCTGACGATATTCTTCCTTACACCGGTGTATTTTCAGGGAAAATTTCAGATTATAGTCTTAATGCCTGAGAACCGATAATCGTTTTGCGGATTTATGCATACGCCTGCAAGAGACCTTACGAGGATCTATTTCTACCTCGTTGCATGAGAGTGACATTAATGCAATTTATCCAATTGAGCTTTTGCTGAGTTTACGACGTAAACATTCTTGACCGTGCCAGAATATTCGGAATTATCTAAAATTCCATGCATTGCTTTGCTGATTATGGACATAACTACATAAGAAATGGTGAACACGAATACGACGACAACCACGATTCCCAGAACTTCGATACCAAGCGTTCTGAGTGCAGCTACGCCTCCGCCAAAAATAAAACCGTTCGGGAGGACAGAATTTCCAGAGAACACGGCGTAAGTGTGCTGTGTGAAGAATGGAATCATGATGACGCCAAATATACCTCCGGTCATGTGTGATGAAAGTAGCCCAACAGGGTCGCTTAACCACTTTCTACCGGAGAAATATATGTCTGCAAATACGTATAATGGCCCACTTAGAATCCCGAGAGTAAACGCACTTAATGGACTGACGAAACCTGCAAGAGGTGTGATAACTATAAGCCCCATTATTATCCCATTTACCGCGTTAAGTACTCCTCCAGTGTCTTTCCTTAGAATATAGCTGGTTGCCAATACAGAAATCATTCCTGTAAATCCTGAAATAAGAACAACGGAAACCACTATAAGTGTGTCAAAATTGAATGCAAGTGTGTTGCCCGGATCGAAACCTACCCATCCGATTATGAGAAGAAGGATAGCTAGTGCCAAGAATCCATGATTTAGTCTGAAAGACTCCTTTGGGCTTTCCTTCAGGCCTTTCCACCTTTCTTCCTGCCATATCCTGACTAGTATTGCAAGGCCTGCTATACCTGCAGCACCATGCACAACAAGCCCTCCGGCGAAATCCCTCATACCCAACAAGTAGAGCCATCCCGTTGGATTCCAGATCCATGCCGCCGGAAGATTAAATATCAGTACAAAATATACAACTGAAAATGCTACGAAGGCGGCCATTTTTACCTTACGAAGAAGCACAACAGAAACAAGGGCTAATGTAACTGAAGCCGATGTTGCCTCAAGCATAAAATAAGATACGGCCCATAGATCGGCGCCAAAATACTTTGAAGACATTGACCACCAAACCGTGGAAAATATCGTTGCAGGAGATCCGAACGATCCCAGAAAAAAGCCCGGTTTGTAAAAAGGATTCCCGATTATTCCTCCGATCGTTGGAGCAAACGCTGTATTGAAACCTACTATGGCCATGACGATGAATGATATTCCCGTTATGAGAATAGACTTGTAGAGACTCCTCTTCATTTTTAATCCGAGTTCCCCAATTTCAAGAAAGCCTACTGCAATCGTCATTAAGAATATGAGCAGTGATGCAAAAAGAACCCAAAAGTTGTTGAGAAGGTTAACCATTTTGACTCTCAGGTATCCTTAGACTGTATTTTAAATGATGCTAAAAAAGAACAAAATTCGGCATATTGACGATGATTAGCACGTGTCATTATCATATATTCGTCATTCTGTCGACATACATTCCTTTAACATTATACAGAAGAATGCAAATTCTGGCCCAAAATTGATTTGAACACGCCTCGTTTTAATTTAATTAACTACGGAATACGAATCTCATTGTGCGTAAGAAACGGTTAATTAATATCGATACTGATTAATATTGCAAAAAAATGGTAAAATGGAGAATTTTAAGATAAAGCCACATGCATTTTGTTCAACTTAGAATTTAAAAACCCACCCTTTAAATATGATTTTAAACTCATTCTTTTATGGAAAAGGGACTTGAGATAGATTTTCAATTACAGTCGGAAAATGAGGATGTAAGAATTGTTGAAGCGCTTGCCGCCATCACAACATATGACCTGAAAGACAAGATAGAATTGGATTACAGAATTTTTCATGTAAGACTGGGAGAACACAGGTTTTACAGGATTCTTTTTGCTGGGAAAAGTGTAAACAAACTGCATCCTCATAACCTGAAGACAATAAAAGAATACTTTGATGATTTGGCCAAACATGGAGCAATCGAACTCATTAACAAATATAACAAACTTCTAAAGGAAAAAGCCACTGTACAGCGTCCTATAAAGGAAATTGAAGAGGAATACGATCTCTGGCAGGATCCGATATGGCAATATATCTGATTAGCTGATCTCTTTCTGTATTTCTCTTGTTCTTTCCAGTGATTTACTGTATCTATAATTTAAGCGGAGCAATTCGGACAAAAATTTTTCAAGGAATTAGCACGGCTCTTCCCATAATTTTGCCATTCTTTAGTTCCGTCAGAACTTCGTTTGCTTCGCTGAGTTTTCTTTCATGGATCATGGATTCAAGATTGTGCTCAGATGCCATCTTAAGAACGGCTCTGGTTTCCTTTCTCAATCCGCTTGCAACGCTTGTAATATTCTTTTCCCACATAAAGTCTCCAAACGGAACATCTATTTTATCCATTACCGCCGGGATAACTACCGTTTTCCCAGTCTTCACTGAGGATACCGCATCCTTTACCAGCGAGCTGTTTGGTGCAAAAACAATAGATCCATCATATTTGCCTTCGGGACGATCTGTTATCTCGCTGGCGCCAGCCTTCTCGGCTACTTCTCTGTGCCCTTTGGTTATTGCCACAGCATGAGCGCCAGTAGCTTCTATCATCTGTATTGCATAAAACGCAAGTCCTCCGATCCCAAATACCGCAATCCTATCTCCCATCGATGGGGCAATCCTTTTGACTGCGGAATAGGCGGTTATGCCTGCACAGAACAATGGCGCGGCTTCGGAACTCTTAACTCCGTCAGGAATTTGAGAAACATAGGCAGCATCGAGCGCTGCATATTCGGCGTAGCCACCCTTAACGTTAATACCAGATACCAGCGCATTTGGACATAAATTTTCGTGCCCTGAAATACATTGATCGCAAGTGCCGCAAGCCGAATAAAACCAGCCTATGCCGACCCTATCTCCCGGACTTAAATTACTCTTTGATTCAACGACCTCCCCCACAATCTCGTGACCTGGTATCATAGGAAACAAATCTCCAGGCAATTGAAAATCGCCCTCAATTATGTGCAGATCACTATGACATACTCCATTAGCCAGCACTTTTACGATCACTTTACCTTCCCCTATTTCAGGATATCTATAATCTGAATATTTCAACGGCTTTTTCTCTATTTTTTCTGGTTTCTCCAGTAGCATCGCTTTCATACTTTCAAATTTCACAATCTTATCTAACATTACCACTTTTTCTTCTTCTTTCTTGTGGTCAAGGATAAAATAGCCTCTTGCAATATCATAAACATGCCTACAGGAACTATTAAAATGAATACACCGCCCCCTACTCCCGTAATTGGGCCGCCACCGAAGTCCACAAAGTATGTTGGAGTAAAGCACACTATTATGGTAATGAGTGGAAAAGGAGGAGTGGGAAAATCTACGGTTTCGGTTAACCTGGCAGTTGCTCTTGCCAAAAAATTCAAGGTCGGATTAATTGATGTGGATATCAACGGACCGGACGATCCCATGCTTCTCGGCGTCTCCGGGAAAGATGTCGAAGTAAAAGGTACCCAGATTCTTCCGGTCAAGACCCCATTCGGTGTTGATGTAATATCCATGGGCTTCATGCTTCCAAGCGATGATACAGCCATAATATGGAGAGGAGCTCTCAGGCACAAAGCCATACAGCAGTTTCTGGAAGAAGTCCAGTGGGAGGGTTATGACTACATGGTGCTTGACATGCCCCCAGGAACAGGGGATGAGCCACTCTCAATATCTCAGCTCGTGCCGAAGGTTGACGGGGTCATAATTGTGGTCACACCACAGGACGTTGCTCTTCTTGATGCCAGAAAAGCCATAGATTTCTGCAAAAAGGTTGAGATGAAAGTCCTTGGTATCGTTGAAAACATGAGCGGTTTTGTTTGCCCGCACTGTGGAGAGACCACTTACATATTCAAGAAAGGGGGTGGAGAAGAAGCCGCAAAAAAATACGGTGTCCCGTTCCTTGGCAGGATACCGTTCTCAATGGAAATCGTCGAAGGTACCGACAGTGGCGTTCCGAGCGCATCACTCAATGATACCGTATCTGCTATATTCACGGATATAGCTGATAAGGTCGCCCAATACGTAGATGCCATGCCTTCACTTAAGTAGACATTATTACAAGCCTATTGTAAAAGCAGGGCATCTTACTGGACGCTACCCTCTTCGGGGGTCTTGTTTTATTTCAAATTAGACATGCCTTGCAAGGCCTAGTTAAATGCACTTACTTCTATGTTGTAGCATTACCAATTCCTTTATTTGTTAAAATGATGAGCGTAGTTGCACAGACTCTTGTAAAGGGTTGCGACGTAAAATGAATCTCATCAGTAGATAGACGATCTGGAGACCGCCTCTTCAGATGAACTTAACGCTCAGTACGTTCCCTATTAGGGACCGAGAAAAATATGCGTAGTGATGATTTAGGTCGTGAGTATGGATCTATCTTGTAACCAACAGTGCAATATCAAGCAAGAATGGGATAATAAAAAGAGATCCAATGTCGACAATAAAGAGGCAAATCAAAATAAAGGAGATGACAAAAATGATACCGCTAAAGACCAAGTTAATATGTTTATCATAAATTCGGCTTACCGGGATAATGGTCAATATCAAACCCAAAGACAAAATCATAGCCTCATCATAAATGGTGTACGGCAACGTTGTGGCAAAAGGGGTAGCGATACACGAATAAACAGTAAATACAAGTATCATAACCAGAGTAACTATGGAAAGGGTTTTTACAGGATCACGTCTTGTTGATGTTCTGTGATCTAACTGATCGATCATATCCATAATTAGCATGGAGTATTGCTATTAATATATTTTGATTCTAATCTGTAAACCAAAAACGCAAAAATAAAAATATTGCAAAGAGGGTTGTTAAACAGGATTTTTTACCCTACGTTATGATGGAATATTGACTCACCAATACTCCCACTGTGTTGAATAATACACACCAGAAACAAGACCATTGTAGTTCGAGTTAAACCAGCACACAGCGGAGGATCCAGATGTTGTCCATGATCCGCCTGGATTATAGGTTAATGTGAAATGATCCTGGAGGATTATTTTCTCGCTGTAAAGTTCCGCAGAACCACTTCCGCAACCCCCATAGAAAGTATTCTTCTGTGTAACTAGATTAATCTTTTCGTTCATGGTTATGGCAGCGGTATTAGTGCTTCCCGTTCCTGCCATCAGTATCCACATCCCGTTAGACGAGAAACCATTAGAATATGGATTATTCGCACTGGTCTGAGAATAAGAAAATGACCAAAGATAATCCTTCTCGGGTTCAGGTGTACCCTGTTCCGAATGCGTTGTGCTTTTAATTGCCATACTTCCAGATGGTAATCGAGGCGGTGTTATCCAACCACTCGTGCCGGTTGGCGAATAGCCTACCGAAGAATAGAAATAAGAGTTGTAGCTGATATGCGACCATGGGGACCATGGTTCGTTCCACCCATCAAGGTAGGAGTTATAGCTGCTTATGTAGTTTATATTCGATGTCTCGTTTTCTATGTATCCGTCATTGTTTACAATAGTACTGCTTGGAGTGTAACTTTCCCAACCCATAGTTAATATCGGTATTTTCATTTTCCCTGGCATCGAATTGACTGGTGTCATCTTGTCTCCGACAAATATACCTAGGTCATAGCGGTAAGTTCCGTTAGAATTGCTCATCCCCATTATCTCGCCAGTTGCGAATGTCCATCCTTTAAAAGATGGATTACCCTCGACACGTATTATCGGATCACAACTTTCATTAGGAACTGAAGAGAATTTATTAAAAACTGAAGACACCCTGCCAAGAAAACTTATAGTTGATTCATTTATCGGCGCTAGAGCAAAAAAGTGAGTGTTACCATTTGCAGCGATCATAGTGTTTACACCATTAGGTGGAACGCCATGCATGACAAGTACTTTGGAGTGAAATTCGTTTGCCCAGGACACTCCGAGGAGATCGGACACAGCAGAGTTATATCCTCCTGTTAGGACAAATATGAGATCCCCTCTTGCAAACAAAGAACCTATTGTGCTTACAAGATTTGTGGCCAAACTCGATGATTGTGAAACATATGGCCAGACAATGAAGATTATAGAATCGTTGCCTGTATTCTGCAGGCCCATTACAGAAGTTTGGTGAATGTCAGCGCCGGGAACTCTTAAATCTGTGAGCGTTCTCTGCATACCTGCCGGGCCAACAAGATAGAGAGGGATACCGGAAGGATATGAGATCTGAACTGGGAGAGAATCGTGCGAAGAACCTGAACTTTGATTATAATAATGTATGCTAATGAAACCAGACAGGATGATTACAACTACAAATGATATCCCAAAAAGTCTAGTCTTTTTGCTCATATTAATCAAATCAAACTCAGATATATATTTGTTGTGCAAAAAAATAGCTGCTAATGATCGGGAGAGAAAATGGCAAAGCAAATTGAACTAAAAGGTAAACCAAGAAGGAGAATGATAATCCGCTTGATAAAATGGCAGAGAATAAACGCATAAACAAAAAGTGGCTAATGCTCTTGAAGGCTACTATTTATTCTTTCGTTCCTTATAAGTTCGTTCAACCAATTCTCAAGGAGATACTTTCTTAAGTTGTTCTCGAATAATTTCGTTTATGTGGAGCCGTTGGTATGTATATGCTAGGGCAATGGATTTCTTCAGTGATACATTGTATTGAGATCTCAGATATCTTCTGAATAATTCATACGTGGCCATGTTTAGTACCGCCCAAGATATTACGACTGAAGAAGAAACATTATCATAATATAAACCAAAGTACCCCTGAGTAAACAGCATTAAAAGTAATAGGACAGGGTAGAATATATCAAGTAATAGAATAAATCTATAGTAAATTCTGTTTATCACCGTTAATTTTGCATCTGGTTCGTGATTGAAAAACTTTAATGTTTTCATATTGTAATAAAACATAGTTATGTCGGCAATGAGAAATAAAGTCAAATATTCTAAGCCTCTAGGAATTATGTCTACCACCTCTAACAGGTACACTCATTATGAATTACCAATCCAATTCTCCCAGTTCGACGGTGAACTAATATAATTGTACTGATCATTTCCAAAGACCTTCTATCATCACAGCCGCAATGACAATTACTTCCAAAACTTTTACCTTTTTATTCATGTTAAATGAAGTACATTCATATATATATCGTAGTTTGAGCAACTAGGCATTCCAATAAAAAAATGAAAACGTAAAAAATGGTCCGTTCAACCGGACTTCGAAACTTTACCTTGTACTATTGTAGCCCTTGGAATTACCAGTACCCCGAACATGTTAAAAAATAAGTTCTAGAAACAAGACAGTTGAAGGTGGAGTTTAACTTACGCAAAGCAAAAATCCGGATGTTGACAATAATCCTTCAGATTATATCTCAACGTGAAGTGATCCAATAGGACTATCTCTTAAGAAGGACCTACTATCGAAGAATCGAAGGACCTGTTATAGCACATATACGAAATTTTTCGCTATGTGCGCGGTGGAAAACAACAGAACTGCAAAATTAACTATGAAAGAAGCAAATCCATTACTGTCTCCTAGAGTACAATTACGCTCTCCTGTTTTCACTCCGTATGTTGTTCTCGCTTCTCACGGCTTACGTTATATACACATTCTCAATCGTTCAATCAGAGCTCTAGAGTTATCCGGATGTGAGTATGATGCGCCTCTATGTGGATCGTTGGGAGTCGAAAATTCACGCACCATTATGCAATAGATATCTAAATTTTCAATGTTTTCAGAAAAAATTTTATGGAATGTGATACTCAATATATTTGATACTATTTATAGAAACAACGATATCAGGAATATTTGCCAATTGTTTTGCAAATGAAATAATAGCAGATAAACGCAATAGGTGGGATGAAATATGATTAATGCCATCCTGCAGCAATACCGTCTGTAAAGCCGTCAACTATTATGTTGTGGAATATGTTTTGATAACATTACCATAAGCACACCTGATACCACTATAATAAGAAATACTTGAACTATTACAACTGTAACCATAACCTTAAAACCGTTCAAATAAAGATATACTTCTACCTCTGACAACATTACAAGGAATACAGCTAGCAGAGTGACGATGTTTATAAAATTTGAAAATCCATATCCTTCCTTCTTTCCACCTAGATAACCTAGCGAATATATAAGCCCGCCCAAGAAAACCACAATCAATAAGGCGAATAGAATAATACTTTGTATATTTAAGTCCCTAACTACAATAAGCAGAGACATAAGCATAGAAATACTCGCGAGGGCCCCTATGGTCGTATAAATTTTATTAAATTTCTTGGTACTTTTCATGTTGTTCCCTCTAGCAGGCATAATTTATGGCAATCACCTCAACAATAGGTAGTGCATTAACTGCTAAAAAGAAGAGGGCACAGGGTATACCAAAACCAATGCCCGTAAAGCATGCGACAGCGTCACTAACCAACCCGACGCCTGCAAGTCCCAAGGAAGCGAGTTCTGCTATACATGCAGCCAGACTACCGTCAACAAGGTATAAGGCAGTGATATCAACTTTTTGTCTTAGAATATGATCTGGCGTAATTTTTATAAAAGAGTTCAAAGATTGCGCAATGAGCAGGTAATAAATACCAAGTGTTGCTAATGTTTCGTTTCCGCTTACCAGATATTTCACCGAGAGTGAAGTTATACCAGACTGTATGCCTACGAGCTGCCCATATAAGTTAGAACTAAAATCTGTGATCAGTACGTCCCCCAAGTGCAAATCTTCTGTTAAATATGGCTGAAATGCGATTGCCATAATGG is part of the Thermoplasmatales archaeon genome and encodes:
- a CDS encoding ammonium transporter, which gives rise to MVNLLNNFWVLFASLLIFLMTIAVGFLEIGELGLKMKRSLYKSILITGISFIVMAIVGFNTAFAPTIGGIIGNPFYKPGFFLGSFGSPATIFSTVWWSMSSKYFGADLWAVSYFMLEATSASVTLALVSVVLLRKVKMAAFVAFSVVYFVLIFNLPAAWIWNPTGWLYLLGMRDFAGGLVVHGAAGIAGLAILVRIWQEERWKGLKESPKESFRLNHGFLALAILLLIIGWVGFDPGNTLAFNFDTLIVVSVVLISGFTGMISVLATSYILRKDTGGVLNAVNGIIMGLIVITPLAGFVSPLSAFTLGILSGPLYVFADIYFSGRKWLSDPVGLLSSHMTGGIFGVIMIPFFTQHTYAVFSGNSVLPNGFIFGGGVAALRTLGIEVLGIVVVVVFVFTISYVVMSIISKAMHGILDNSEYSGTVKNVYVVNSAKAQLDKLH
- a CDS encoding DUF2004 domain-containing protein translates to MEKGLEIDFQLQSENEDVRIVEALAAITTYDLKDKIELDYRIFHVRLGEHRFYRILFAGKSVNKLHPHNLKTIKEYFDDLAKHGAIELINKYNKLLKEKATVQRPIKEIEEEYDLWQDPIWQYI
- a CDS encoding alcohol dehydrogenase catalytic domain-containing protein; this encodes MKAMLLEKPEKIEKKPLKYSDYRYPEIGEGKVIVKVLANGVCHSDLHIIEGDFQLPGDLFPMIPGHEIVGEVVESKSNLSPGDRVGIGWFYSACGTCDQCISGHENLCPNALVSGINVKGGYAEYAALDAAYVSQIPDGVKSSEAAPLFCAGITAYSAVKRIAPSMGDRIAVFGIGGLAFYAIQMIEATGAHAVAITKGHREVAEKAGASEITDRPEGKYDGSIVFAPNSSLVKDAVSSVKTGKTVVIPAVMDKIDVPFGDFMWEKNITSVASGLRKETRAVLKMASEHNLESMIHERKLSEANEVLTELKNGKIMGRAVLIP
- a CDS encoding Mrp/NBP35 family ATP-binding protein, encoding MPTGTIKMNTPPPTPVIGPPPKSTKYVGVKHTIMVMSGKGGVGKSTVSVNLAVALAKKFKVGLIDVDINGPDDPMLLGVSGKDVEVKGTQILPVKTPFGVDVISMGFMLPSDDTAIIWRGALRHKAIQQFLEEVQWEGYDYMVLDMPPGTGDEPLSISQLVPKVDGVIIVVTPQDVALLDARKAIDFCKKVEMKVLGIVENMSGFVCPHCGETTYIFKKGGGEEAAKKYGVPFLGRIPFSMEIVEGTDSGVPSASLNDTVSAIFTDIADKVAQYVDAMPSLK